In Metarhizium brunneum chromosome 3, complete sequence, a genomic segment contains:
- the andE gene encoding FAD-dependent monooxygenase andE has product MTATEKIHETKPRFRVLISGGGVAGLTLANALQHARINYLLLEARSNIAPQLGASIGLGPNGSRILDQLGCYDEIMALTQPIHYTGSHYGNTGDYIRPKTDAFQLVQARSNYCMCFLDRQSILAVLAKRIIDKRVLLNKKITVVDHYKHGVRVTCQDGTCYEGDVLVGADGNYSITRREMWRAADQESPGTIPESEKHKMSAEYKCMFGISAPIPELTPRSFDVTYNKDMSPIVIVGKHGRVYWFLIARMPQVFKAGNIPRFSDEEARAFAEEHLDQPLMPGALVKVRDLWERREAYNMVALEEAYYDHWTYGNFALVGDSAHKMTPNMGSGGNSAIESAAALANSLVQTLDGCKGTRPTRDEIQSALQRYQNARRLRASRTVIASNLVTRLHAVKDYLHHFAAHHILPNAGDLLVDLASENWIGAVKLEYMAVPKRSLAGTMPFNPQQGMGNNENILFRALAALPLLFPVALRYCLPLYTPKTLLPWQKLLDESFDVPCLNVEVADFGTVYAVILIEAARRANLMTPLALPLLFGMGCQLAPAETFLSLYFFTYAALVPISRFKAGDLRLTDLSYTRSVLPATLLCYYLPYILSISGPSREIRQASIWAFRLSPLLTSLAQRMASKFIFPSTIQQDRLTNVRRDMGTIRLGIGGLALLSASSWLRLFRHTPSLMSGNLASSSHAWFAGVSILWITYLYNDLKGAGMVRHGWLSIVSALAVSTCSVGPGATVAMAWLYREHVLATKRHKGAIV; this is encoded by the exons ATGACTGCGACGGAAAAAATACACGAGACAAAACCAAGATTCAGGGTTCTCATCAGCGGCGGTGGCGTGGCAGGTCTCACATTAGCCAACGCCCTTCAACATGCCCGGATCAATTACCTCTTGCTTGAGGCAAGATCAAATATCGCTCCGCAACTCGGCGCGTCAATAGGCCTGGGCCCTAACGGGAGCCGCATCCTAGACCAGCTGGGGTGTTATGATGAgatcatggcattgacgcAACCAATTCATTATACTGGGAGCCACTATGGCAACACTGGCGATTACATTCGGCCAAAAACCGACGCATTCCAGCTGGTGCAGGCACGGTCAAATTATTGCATGTGCTTTCTTGACCGGCAATCTATCCTCGCTGTCCTAGCAAAGCGTATTATAGACAAGAGGGTATTGCTTAATAAAAAGATCACCGTGGTAGACCACTATAAACATGGAGTAAGGGTCACATGCCAGGATGGGACATGCTACGAAGGCGACGTTCTCGTTGGGGCAGACGGAAATTACAGCATCACGAGGCGGGAAATGTGGCGGGCTGCCGATCAAGAGTCGCCGGGAACGATTCCAGAATCTGAAAAGCACAAAATGTCTGCCGAATACAAGTGTATGTTTGGCATCTCGGCTCCCATACCGGAGCTGACTCCGCGGTCCTTTGACGTCACCTACAACAAAGACATGTCTCCCATTGTCATTGTTGGCAAACACGGACGCGTATACTGGTTCTTGATCGCGCGGATGCCGCAGGTCTTCAAAGCAGGAAACATCCCCCGATTCTCCGACGAAGAAGCACGAGCCTTTGCGGAGGAACATCTGGACCAGCCTCTGATGCCGGGCGCACTTGTCAAAGTAAGAGACTTGTGGGAGAGACGCGAGGCGTACAACATGGTGGCCCTGGAGGAAGCCTACTACGACCACTGGACATATGGAAACTTTGCTCTTGTCGGCGACAGCGCCCACAAGATGACTCCGAATATGGGGTCTGGGGGCAACTCAGCCATCGAaagcgccgccgccctggccaACTCCCTGGTACAAACCCTCGACGGGTGTAAAGGCACTCGCCCGACCCGTGACGAGATTCAGAGTGCCCTCCAGAGGTACCAGAACGCGAGGAGACTGAGGGCATCTCGCACCGTCATTGCCTCCAACCTCGTCACAAGACTCCATGCCGTCAAGGACTACTTGCATCACTTCGCCGCCCATCACATCTTGCCAAACGCCGGCGATCTACTTGTCGACCTGGCCTCTGAGAACTGGATCGGTGCCGTCAAGCTCGAGTACATGGCAGTTCCAAAACGATCTCTGGCGGGCACGATGCCCTTTAACCCCCAGCAGGGGATGGGCAACAACGAGAACATCCTCTTCCGAGCGCTGGCTGCCTTGCCCCTGCTTTTCCCCGTGGCCCTGCGCTACTGTCTTCCCCTCTACACACCCAAAACACTCTTGCCATGGCAGAAGTTGCTCGACGAGTCGTTTGATGTGCCATGTTTGAACGTCGAGGTGGCGGATTTCGGCACGGTATATGCCGTGATATTGATCGAGGCCGCTCGACGTGCCAACCTCATGACGCCTCTCGCGTT GCCATTATTGTTTGGAATGGGCTGCCAGCTTGCCCCCGCGGAGACGTTCTTGTCCCTGTACTTTTTCACATATGCCGCTCTTGTGCCCATATCCCGGTTCAAAGCAGGCGACCTCCGGCTTACGGATCTGAGCTACACACGCTCGGTCCTCCCTGCCACCTTGCTATGCTATTATCTTCCATACATCCTATCGATATCGGGTCCCAGCCGGGAAATTCGACAAGCTTCCATCTGGGCGTTCCGCTTGTCGCCCCTCCTGACCAGTCTCGCGCAGCGAATGGCGAGCAAGTTCATCTTCCCGTCAACGATCCAGCAAGATCGTCTGACCAATGTACGACGTGACATGGGAACTATTCGGCTTGGAATCGGAGGCCTGGCTCTCTTGTCTGCCTCATCGTGGCTGCGTCTTTTTCGCCACACTCCCTCCTTGATGAGCGGCAATTTGGCATCGAGTAGCCACGCCTGGTTCGCGGGTGTATCTATTCTCTGGATTACATATCTGTACAATGACCTCAAGGGGGCGGGCATGGTGCGGCATGGCTGGCTGTCAATAGTATCAGCACTCGCCGTTTCTACCTGTTCCGTTGGCCCGGGGGCTactgtggccatggcatggcTCTATCGCGAACATGTCCTGGCCACCAAAAGGCACAAGGGCGCTATAGTCTGA
- the FSL1_0 gene encoding Fusarielin synthase FSL1, whose protein sequence is MDAGLVREQPEPIAIVGIGCRFPGGASTPSKLWDVLKEAPNTAKVIPQERFNLDRFYHPVGTHHGTSNVKETYFLDEDVRRFDAGFFNIPPPEAGAMDPQHRLLMETVYEAMETSGTTIEKLQGSNTSVFVGVMCSDYYILSAQDLDSVSTYNSTGIANSNASARLSYFFDWHGPCMTIDTACSSSLVAVHQAVQALRAGTSRVAVAAGTNLLLCPLGYISESLLGMLSPNGRCQMWDEKADGYARGEGVACVLLKKLSDAIADGDHIDCVIRETGVNQDGKTKGITMPSAVSQASLIQRTYHQAGLDPRNKKHRCQYFEAHGTGTPAGDPQEAEALDTAFFGDSERDANDILYVGSVKTVVGHTEGTAGLAGIIKACLSIKHGIISPNLHLDSLSPSVKPFCKNLEVVTSIMPWPELPAGQVRRASVNSFGFGGTNAHAILESPWPSDDLQAQVEDRTPVSADKEALHLPFLFSATSEKSLIALVDAYSEYLESNSDVDLHRLAYTLGCRRSAFAFKTCFSAASQEELCSKLSESTSDQGNLSFVRSTTTNPSLLGVFTGQGAQWPRMGASLLQSSNRAMDIINELDASLAALPASDRPSWTLRDELLADASASRVGEATIAQPLVCAVQILLVTLLRDAGVQFKSVVGHSSGEIAAAFAAGFINHHDAIRIAYYRGLHSKLARSASGDIGGMLATGLSYDEGIELCDHEDFTGRITVAASNSPTSVTISGDLDALEQLQLVLEDEETFVRALRVDKAYHSHHMKPASGPFLESVRNCAINIMTPPNNAPTWFSSVYGGQVMEASDIIKGSYWVENLLNPVLFSHALETALLSGDAFDAAVEIGPHPALKGPATDVMKAVTGKIIPYSGTLTRGKHDVESFSDALGHLWANAGPSSINLDSYGQAMYQDWKTIKILRDLPAYPWNRDRILWTESRGTKLWRQQEGKFHDILGSRCADGTEEEWRWKNLLHPKELPWVLDHALQGQTVFPGTGYLCLALEAAMQIAGNNSVQLLELTDLSIRKAIAIDESAGTETLVSMTKIIRTEEDITMAFACFSTVGKEGSGLALNAMGNVRVQLGQPMPDILAPRPPPAHGMRPVSTDHFYSEVAKLGYNYGPTFRGICNLERRLGGSRGDIVGPPNDETGTTLLFHPGMLDAALQGMLVGFSSPGDGRLWSLHAPSSIRRVTLVPSLCGANMTPKVSFDCAVTDIEFNELTGDVEVFQDETGYKSISVEGVAFIPFTAATASDDRGLFAHNVYGIESPNGQAALGSYRATKSEIQKGVDCERVAFYYLRRLHEDFSQAERTTLHLPRHHQALFDYAEYIYNIVQRGEHAYVKKEWMEDTYEQICSIMKRQVYIYGEGFVELGPGRRENLPAVVRGETTILEHLTKDNKLNNYYQHALGFHALNDLIAATVKQIAHRYPRMNICEVGAGTGGASRRIFAELGTAYSSYTYTDISSGFFSKAQEDFAAYKDRMIYKTLDITVDPAEQGFEHGAYDLVVAANVLHATPDLVATLSNARKLLRPGGFLVMMEFTDKSVLRLGVIIGGLPGWWIGADTGRKHSPCVSLPEWNDILLGSGFAGIETSTPVLDPVVMPASIIVGQAFDSDLSLLREPTAVSPGLGMAKNAELLIVGGAGAASAKVVENVAAAVRPHYQNIVHVRSWDDPSADHGLKNPTVLSLQDLDGAFWRDMTVRRFERLKAVFLTAANVLWVSWGTDCDNGDGAMTVGFFRSLAYELPQAILQVMDLEDVSKADGSVIAQRLLRLDMSSYMNKTGSLGRTMFSNEPELRFRDGKVLIPRCLPHVDQNHRYDSLKRVIDKEICLDESIATLNWSRSEYTLREDECAVLPCLADHRRVRVDSSLASSIVTPAGRLFFSLGTDMDTGRRVVSASGKNSSAISVPHKWSVHVDVGRSIDSQYLSFLSGYLLSRHLSSRMPAGGTVVVHEPDPGLASMMSRQLATMGCRVLFTTAATGVVRRNWLAMHPRIPDRQLIRALPTTCDLYLDLSATTPCPEGSSFLSQRISKMLPPLCERHDAGVVIARQSTVFAGAHDDAIHELLNRVNLFAAAQLNGVPDGMPLPMIPLSQILSSGASATSNALRGIIQWHGEDSVPARVEPVVNRNDLFAADKTYWLVGLAGDLGRSICDFMVAQGARYIVLSSRNPEINHEWVKDHAARGATVVYIAADITSESSLRASYDQIRANLPPVSGVANGTLVLKDRGLVNMDLETFHANTRCKVEGTEHLDALFPDNTLDWFIAFSSISATVGNMGQMAYTAANMFMKAIISQRRRRGVAGSVIDISQVFGVGYVERELNRQARSDREQAMRLMGKSGTLVMSEPDLHQLFAEAVISGRAGSGHDPEIISGLRIMTPAESKDALWGGNVRFGHMIQETGTAKPPSATKTAAIPIRAQLEAAKDAEQISAMLGAAFKAKLKAALQVGEETLSVTTPLVDMGVDSLVAVEIRTWLANEVGADVAVLKILGGPSIQDLVEDIAVAIKGQESSSDSAESETSSNSEDKTSTPATEGSSDGSGQEKTE, encoded by the exons ATGGACGCCGGACTTGTGCGAGAGCAGCCAGAACCGATCGCCATTGTTGGCATTGGATGTCGGTTTCCCGGCGGAGCAAGTACTCCGTCCAAGTTGTGGGATGTCTTGAAGGAGGCCCCAAACACCGCAAAGGTGATCCCTCAAGAACGCTTCAACCTTGACAGATTCTACCACCCGGTGGGCACCCATCACGGTACAAGCAACGTCAAGGAGACCTACTTCCTGGACGAAGACGTCAGGCGATTCGATGCAGGCTTCTTCAATATCCCCCCTCCTG AGGCCGGTGCCATGGACCCTCAACATCGTCTTCTCATGGAGACGGTCTACGAAGCCATGGAGACCTCTGGCACGACCATTGAGAAACTTCAAGGGTCGAACACGTCCGTGTTTGTCGGAGTCATGTGCAGCGACTACTATATCCTTTCTGCACAAGACTTGGATAGCGTCTCGACGTACAACTCCACGGGCATCGCAAACAGCAACGCCTCCGCTCGTCTTTCCTACTTCTTTGACTGGCACGGGCCGTGCATGACAATCGACACGGCATGCTCTTCTAGCTTGGTGGCTGTCCACCAGGCCGTTCAAGCTCTCCGGGCTGGCACCTCCCGCGTAGCTGTGGCCGCAGGCACCAATCTCCTGCTTTGTCCCCTCGGGTACATATCTGAGAGTCTGCTGGGCATGCTTTCGCCGAATGGGCGATGCCAAATGTGGGATGAGAAGGCGGACGGCTACGCCCGAGGAGAGGGTGTTGCTTGTGTGCTGCTGAAGAAATTAAGCGATGCCATTGCGGATGGTGACCATATTGACTGTGTTATTCGTGAAACGGGAGTTAATCAGGACGGCAAGACTAAAGGCATTACTATGCCGAGCGCCGTCTCTCAAGCCTCCCTGATCCAGAGAACCTACCACCAAGCTGGACTGGACCCGAGGAACAAGAAGCATCGTTGTCAGTACTTTGAAGCCCATGGAACCGGTACTCCTGCAGGTGATCCGCAAGAAGCCGAAGCTTTGG ATACGGCCTTCTTCGGGGATTCAGAACGAGATGCCAATGACATTCTTTACGTGGGATCCGTAAAGACCGTAGTTGGCCACACCGAAGGCACCGCTGGTCTGGCGGGCATCATAAAAGCATGTCTCTCCATCAAGCATGGGATTATTTCTCCCAATCTGCATCTAGACAGCCTGAGCCCATCGGTGAAGCCTTTCTGCAAGAATCTCGAGGTGGTGACATCCATTATGCCGTGGCCAGAGTTGCCTGCCGGTCAAGTTCGGCGAGCCAGCGTCAATAGCTTTGGATTTGGAGGAACCAATGCCCACGCCATCTTGGAGAGTCCCTGGCCTTCGGACGACTTACAAGCTCAGGTTGAGGACCGCACTCCTGTATCGGCAGACAAGGaagctcttcatcttccatttctcttctccgccaCGTCAGAAAAGTCCCTTATAGCCTTAGTGGATGCCTACTCCGAGTATCTTGAGAGCAACTCCGATGTTGACCTTCATAGACTCGCTTACACGTTGGGGTGCCGGAGATCGGCCTTCGCCTTCAAGACGTGCTTCTCAGCCGCATCACAAGAGGAACTGTGTAGCAAATTAAGCGAGAGCACCAGCGATCAAGGGAACCTGTCCTTTGTGCGTTCCACGACAACAAATCCGTctctcctcggcgtcttcaCTGGCCAAGGTGCGCAGTGGCCGAGGATGGGTGCTTCACTCCTTCAGTCATCAAATCGCGCCATGGATATCATCAACGAGCTGGATGCCTCATTGGCAGCGCTGCCGGCTTCTGACCGTCCTTCGTGGACTCTCCGTGACGAGCTTCTGGCTGATGCGTCGGCTTCCCGTGTGGGTGAGGCCACCATTGCACAACCTCTAGTATGTGCTGTTCAGATCCTGCTGGTTACGTTATTGCGGGATGCTGGGGTTCAGTTCAAGTCCGTTGTTGGGCATAGCTCTGGAGAGATTGCAGCTGCCTTTGCCGCAGGCTTCATTAACCATCATGATGCCATCCGCATTGCGTATTATAGAGGTTTACATTCGAAGCTGGCCCGGAGTGCGAGTGGTGACATAGGCGGAATGCTAGCGACCGGCCTTTCATACGACGAGGGCATAGAGCTGTGTGATCACGAAGACTTCACCGGCCGTATCACCGTGGCTGCGTCCAACTCCCCGACTAGTGTTACTATTTCTGGTGACTTGGACGCTCTTGAACAGCTGCAGTTGGTTCTTGAGGATGAGGAAACCTTTGTCCGGGCTCTGCGCGTCGACAAGGCCTATCATTCTCACCACATGAAGCCTGCATCTGGACCGTTCCTGGAGAGCGTCAGGAACTGTGCTATCAACATCATGACTCCTCCAAACAACGCGCCAACCTGGTTCTCCAGTGTGTACGGGGGTCAAGTCATGGAGGCAAGTGATATTATCAAGGGATCGTACTGGGTAGAAAACTTGTTGAATCCCGTGCTGTTCTCCCATGCTCTCGAGACGGCTCTGTTGTCAGGCGATGCTTTCGACGCCGCTGTGGAAATTGGCCCCCATCCCGCCCTCAAAGGACCGGCAACAGATGTGATGAAGGCCGTGACTGGGAAAATCATCCCTTACAGCGGAACCCTAACCCGCGGCAAGCACGACGTCGAATCCTTCAGCGATGCCTTGGGGCATCTTTGGGCCAACGCAGGTCCTTCTTCTATCAATCTTGACAGTTATGGACAAGCCATGTATCAAGACTGGAAGACAATCAAGATATTGCGGGATCTTCCAGCCTATCCGTGGAACCGCGATCGGATCTTATGGACCGAGTCGAGGGGAACCAAGCTATGGCGCCAGCAAGAAGGAAAGTTTCACGACATCCTCGGCTCTCGCTGTGCCGATGGAACGGAGGAAGAATGGCGCTGGAAGAATCTTCTGCATCCCAAGGAGCTTCCGTGGGTGTTGGACCACGCTCTGCAAGGGCAAACCGTCTTCCCTGGAACTGGATACCTCTGCCTCGCCTTGGAGGCGGCCATGCAGATTGCCGGTAACAATTCTGTCCAGCTGCTCGAGCTGACGGACCTGAGTATCCGCAAAGCTATTGCGATTGATGAGAGCGCTGGCACAGAGACGCTTGTATCCATGACCAAGATAATCCGTACAGAAGAGGACATCACCATGGCGTTTGCCTGCTTCTCGACGGTTGGCAAGGAAGGTTCCGGTCTTGCCTTGAATGCCATGGGCAATGTCCGAGTACAACTCGGACAACCCATGCCGGATATCCTCGCGCCGCGGCCACCTCCTGCCCACGGCATGAGGCCGGTTTCGACGGATCACTTCTACAGCGAGGTGGCCAAGCTCGGGTACAACTACGGCCCAACTTTCCGCGGCATCTGCAATTTGGAGCGAAGGCTGGGCGGTTCCAGGGGTGATATTGTCGGACCGCCTAATGATGAGACGGGCACGACGTTGCTTTTCCACCCCGGCATGCTCGATGCAGCCCTTCAGGGCATGTTGGTTGGATTCAGCTCTCCCGGGGACGGCCGCCTCTGGTCTCTCCATGCACCATCGAGCATCAGGAGAGTGACCCTGGTGCCTAGTTTGTGCGGTGCAAACATGACCCCGAAAGTGTCGTTTGACTGCGCCGTTACCGATATCGAGTTCAACGAGCTGACGGGGGATGTTGAAGTGTTCCAAGACGAGACCGGTTACAAGTCCATCTCTGTGGAAGGCGTTGCTTTTATCCCCTTTACTGCAGCTACTGCCTCGGACGACCGCGGTCTCTTTGCGCATAATGTCTACGGCATCGAGTCTCCCAATGGGCAAGCTGCCCTGGGGTCGTATAGAGCCACCAAGAGTGAGATTCAGAAAGGTGTCGACTGCGAACGCGTGGCTTTCTACTACCTGAGGAGACTTCACGAGGACTTCTCCCAAGCTGAGCGCACTACACTTCATCTGCCACGCCATCATCAGGCTCTCTTTGACTATGCTGAATACATATATAATATAGTCCAACGCGGAGAGCATGCCTACGTGAAGAAGGAATGGATGGAGGACACATATGAGCAAATATGCAGCATTATGAAGAGGCAAGTCTACATCTATGGCGAGGGCTTTGTTGAACTCGGTCCAGGACGAAGAGAA AACCTGCCGGCGGTAGTACGGGGAGAAACGACGATTCTCGAACACTTGaccaaggacaacaagcTGAACAACTACTACCAGCACGCTCTTGGCTTCCACGCCCTCAACGACCTCATCGCCGCCACTGTCAAGCAAATCGCCCACCGGTACCCGCGGATGAACATCTGCGAAGTTGGAGCCGGCACCGGCGGTGCGTCGAGGCGCATTTTCGCCGAGCTGGGCACCGCCTACTCATCTTACACGTACACCGACATCTCgagcggcttcttcagcaaggCTCAGGAGGACTTTGCTGCCTACAAGGACCGAATGATCTACAAGACGCTGGACATCACCGTCGACCCTGCCGAGCAAGGATTTGAACACGGGGCCTACGACCTTGTCGTGGCCGCCAACGTGCTCCATGCCACGCCCGACCTGGTTGCCACGCTGTCCAACGCGCGCAAGCTGCTCCGTCCAGGCGGGTTCTTGGTCATGATGGAATTCACCGACAAGAGCGTGTTGCGcctcggcgtcatcatcggcggTCTTCCGGGGTGGTGGATCGGAGCAGACACTGGCCGCAAACACTCGCCCTGCGTTTCGCTGCCCGAGTGGAACGACATCCTGCTCGGTTCCGGATTCGCGGGTATCGAGACGTCGACGCCCGTCTTGGATCCGGTTGTCATGCCAGCCTCCATCATCGTCGGCCAGGCTTTCGACAGCGACCTCTCGCTGCTGAGGGAGCCTACGGCCGTCTCGCCGGGGCTCGGCATGGCGAAAAACGCGGAGCTTCTCATCGTGGGTGGTGCCGGGGCCGCTTCTGCCAAGGTCGTCGAGAACGTTGCGGCTGCTGTGCGGCCGCATTACCAAAATATTGTCCATGTTCGGAGCTGGGACGACCCGAGCGCGGATCATGGTTTGAAGAATCCCACTGTGCTGAGCTTGCAGGATCTCGATGGTGCTTTCTGGAGGGACATGACGGTCCGGCGATTTGAAAGGCTCAAGGCTGTCTTTTTGACGGCGGCAAACGTGCTCTGGGTGAGTTGGGGCACGGATTGCgacaatggcgacggcgccATGACGGTCGGCTTCTTCCGATCTCTGGCGTACGAGCTGCCGCAGGCCATTCTGCAGGTGATGGACTTGGAAGACGTATCCAAGGCTGACGGATCTGTCATTGCCCAAAGGCTTCTGCGGCTGGACATGTCGTCGTACATGAACAAGACTGGCTCCCTTGGCCGCACCATGTTCAGCAATGAGCCGGAACTCAGGTTTCGAGACGGAAAGGTCTTGATCCCGCGGTGTCTTCCCCATGTGGACCAGAATCACCGCTACGACTCCCTCAAGCGCGTCATTGACAAGGAGATTTGCCTCGACGAATCCATCGCCACGCTCAACTGGTCACGGTCCGAGTACACCCTGCGGGAGGACGAGTGCGCAGTTTTGCCTTGTTTGGCAGACCACCGGCGGGTTCGTGTCGATTCGTCTCTGGCATCGTCAATCGTCACCCCTGCCGGTCGATTATTCTTCAGTCTGGGCACTGACATGGACACGGGCCGGCGAGTCGTGTCGGCCTCTGGCAAGAACTCTTCGGCCATTTCGGTCCCTCACAAGTGGTCAGTCCATGTTGACGTCGGCAGAAGCATCGACTCTCAGTACCTCTCTTTCCTCTCGGGCTATCTGTTGAGTCGGCACCTCTCGTCTAGGATGCCTGCCGGGGGGACTGTCGTCGTCCACGAGCCAGACCCGggcttggcctcgatgaTGTCACGGCAGCTAGCCACCATGGGATGCAGGGTCTTGTTCACAACCGCTGCGACTGGCGTGGTGAGGAGGAACTGGCTAGCCATGCATCCTCGCATTCCCGATCGTCAGCTCATACGGGCGTTGCCAACGACGTGTGACTTGTATCTCGACCTCTCTGCCACCACGCCCTGCCCGGAGGGGTCATCATTCCTCAGTCAGAGAATTTCTAAAATGCTTCCTCCTTTGTGCGAGAGACATGATGCGGGCGTTGTCATTGCGCGTCAATCAACCGTGTTCGCAGGTGCTCACGACGACGCCATCCATGAGCTGCTCAACCGAGTCAACTTGTTTGCTGCGGCGCAGCTCAACGGAGTGCCCGACGGCATGCCTTTGCCCATGATTCCCCTGAGTCAAATCCTGAGCAGCGGCGCCTCCGCGACAAGCAATGCGCTCAGGGGCATTATCCAGTGGCACGGCGAGGACAGCGTCCCAGCCCGCGTGGAGCCAGTCGTGAACAGAAACGACTTGTTCGCAGCCGACAAGACGTACTGGctcgtcggcctcgcagGTGACTTGGGTAGATCCATTTGCGACTTCATGGTTGCTCAGGGCGCTCGCTACATCGTGCTGTCCAGCCGAAACCCCGAGATCAACCACGAGTGGGTGAAGGATCATGCCGCGCGCGGCGCGACCGTTGTCTACATCGCTGCAGACATCACGAGCGAGAGCAGCCTCAGGGCATCCTATGATCAGATCCGGGCGAATCTGCCTCCAGTGAGCGGCGTGGCCAACGGCACCCTCGTCTTGAAGGACCGAGGGTTGGTCAACATGGATCTCGAGACATTCCACGCCAACACCAGGTGCAAGGTAGAGGGCACTGAGCACCTCGACGCCCTGTTCCCGGACAACACGCTGGACTGGTTTATTGCCTTTTCATCCATCTCTGCAACCGTGGGCAACATGGGCCAAATGGCCTACACGGCTGCCAACATGTTCATGAAGGCCATCATTTCCCAGCGCCGCAGGCGCGGTGTAGCCGGCTCCGTCATCGACATATCCCAAGTCTTTGGCGTCGGGTACGTCGAGCGCGAGCTCAATCGGCAGGCCAGGAGCGACCGCGAGCAGGCCATGAGGCTGATGGGCAAATCCGGGACGCTCGTCATGTCGGAGCCCGACCTGCATCAGCTCTTTGCCGAGGCCGTCATCTCGGGCCGTGCCGGGTCGGGCCACGACCCCGAAATCATCTCGGGTCTCCGGATCATGACGCCCGCCGAGTCCAAGGATGCCCTATGGGGCGGCAACGTTCGCTTCGGCCACATGATCCAGGAGACGGGCACGGCCAAGCCGCCCAGCGCCACCAAGACGGCTGCGATCCCGATCAGGGCGCAGCTGGaggcggccaaggacgccgagCAAATATCCGCCATGCTCGGCGCCGCCTTCAAGGCCAAATTGAAGGCTGCTCTGCAGGTGGGCGAGGAAACGCTCAGCGTGACGACCCCCCTGGTCGACATGGGGGTCGACTCCCTCGTGGCTGTCGAGATTCGGACGTGGTTGGCGAACGAGGTCGGTGCGGATGTTGCGGTCCTCAAGATCCTGGGCGGGCCGTCGATTCAAGACTTGGTCGAGGATATCGCCGTGGCCATCAAAGGCCAAGAGAGCTCGAGTGACAGTGCCGAGTCGGAGACCAGCTCCAACTCGGAGGATAAGACGAGTACCCCTGCGACGGAGGGGAGCAGTGACGGATCCGGTCAGGAAAAGACGGAATAG
- the FSL5 gene encoding Trans-enoyl reductase FSL5, with the protein MTITHPQTQRAIVGVEGGGLALVENANVPALEEDMVLVKTAAIAVNPVDAKMSAPNLVTAGALAGHDFAGTVAAIGAKTWTAAPIEIGDRVCGAVQGLNPLAPDVGAYAEYVGASDVAVIKVPESMSMEEAASLGTGIGTMGMALFHTLQVPGYPTGPAATPKVVLVYGGSTASGTMAIQLLKLSGLLPIATCSPSNFDLVKSYGAVQCFDYRSENCIDDIKKLTKNALKFVIDCVSEPDTMEFCYKCIGRTGGKLATLEPPPKYLNARERTVTVNWVLGPALHGKPIGWPPPMERDANPELREFAKRWFTTVQELLDQGKLKTHPLKVMDGGLSAVTDGLQMLKKKLISGQKLVYPVVETHE; encoded by the exons ATGACTATTACACACCCCCAGACACAAAGGGCCATTGTAGGAGTCGAAGGAGGCGGCCTCGCGCTCGTGGAGAATGCAAACGTCCCTGCTCTGGAGGAGGACATGGTCCTTGTAAAAACCGCCGCCATCGCGGTCAACCCCGTGGACGCAAAGATGTCTGCGCCGAACCTCGTAACTGCCGgggccctcgccggccatgaTTTTGCGGGCACAGTTGCAGCCATCGGAGCGAAGACGTGGACCGCAGCGCCGATCGAGATTGGCGATCGGGTCTGCGGTGCTGTCCAG GGACTGAACCCCCTAGCACCCGACGTGGGAGCTTATGCGGAATATGTCGGCGCGTCTGacgtcgccgtcatcaaaGTTCCagagtccatgtccatggagGAAGCCGCCTCGCTTGGGACAGGCATAGGAACCATGGGAATGGCGCTCTTCCATACCTTGCAGGTCCCAGGATATCCCACTGGGCCAGCAGCCACGCCCAAAGTGGTTCTTGTATATGGCGGCAGCACAGCCAGCGGAACCATGGCCATTCAACTTCTCAAGCT ATCCGGACTGCTGCCAATCGCAACCTGTTCGCCATCCAACTTTGACCTGGTCAAATCCTACGGCGCGGTACAATGTTTCGACTACCGGTCTGAAAATTGCATAGATGACATCAAGAAGCTCACCAAGAACGCTCTCAAGTTCGTCATTGACTGCGTCTCCGAGCCTGACACCATGGAATTCTGCTACAAGTGCATCGGTCGAACCGGCGGCAAACTGGCAACGCTGGAGCCTCCGCCCAAGTATCTCAACGCGAGGGAGAGGACTGTCACAGTAAACTGGGTATTGGGTCCTGCACTGCACGGGAAACCGATTGGCTGGCCGCCTCCCATGGAGAGAGATGCTAATCCTGAACTTCGCGAGTTTGCCAAAAGGTGGTTTACAACGGTGCAAGAATTACTGGACCAGGGGAAGCTGAAGACGCACCCGCTCAAGGTCATGGATGGCGGTCTGTCAGCCGTGACAGATGGGCTCCAGATGCTAAAGAAGAAGCTTATTTCTGGACAGAAACTAGTTTATCCTGTAGTTGAAACACATGAATAA